The genomic region CGCGAGGATTCCCTGCTCACCGGCCACCTCGAGCCGACCAACGACGCTTACGCGATCGCAAAGATCACGGGGATACTGCACATCCAGGCAGTACGTCGGCAGTATGGACTGCCGTGGATCTCGGCCATGCCTACAAACCTCTACGGGCCGAACGACAACTTCTCGCCGACGGCTTCGCACGTGTTGCCCGCACTGATCAGGCGATACGACGAAGCAGTGAGGTCGGGAGCGAAGTCCGTGACGAACTGGGGTACCGGCTCACCGCGACGCGAGTTCCTGCACTCCGACGATATGGCTGATGCGTGCCTGCACATTCTCGAGCATTACGACGGCCCGGAACAGGTAAACGTTGGCAGCGGAACCGATGTCACGATCCGTGAGATCGCCGAGACGGTTGCGTCAGTGGTCGGCTACACCGGTGACACCGAGTGGGACTCCACGAAACCCGACGGCACACCGCAGAAGCTGCTCGACGTCTCGAAACTTGCACACGCAGGTTGGACGTCGAAGATCTCTCTGCACGACGGGCTGGAACGCACGGTGGCCTGGTATCGAGAACATATCGATGGACTGCGGAGTCGATAGTCCCGATTACCAAGCCACCCAGCCATTTACGAGTAGCTGATCTGCAGGTGCTTCGTCGTGGTTGCGCTGGCACTTATGACGGCAATACCGACAAATCGCAGATCGACCGTCAGCGCGTAACGCGGATCATTCACAACGTGTTGCCACGCACGGACCATCCCGTCGGACCAGCTGATGTCGTCAAAAACCAGAACAGCCTCATCCGCGAGGTGTGGCAGCAATTGGTCTGCGTACGCGATGGTGGCGGACTCGTCATGGTTGCCATCGATGAAGGCGAAATCGATGGGTTCGAGGTCGGTGATCGCCTGGGACAGAGTCGTGCCGAATTCTCCGACCCGTATCTCAGCCCTGTGGCTCAACCCGATCTCTTCGATGGTGCGCGTGGAGCGCTCAGCGAGCGCCTCGACTCCCTCCAGCGATATCAGCCTGCCTTCGCCACCGTTAAGTTCAAGAGCAGCAGCTTGATATGCAGCGGAAATACCAACGCAAGAACCAAGTTCCAGCAGAGAGACCGCACCGGTCGACCGCACCAAGCGGAACAGCAGGTCGGCCCATCGCGGCGGCTTGCTTGCACGCGCCACGTTCCCAATCGTCCTGGTCGTCGTGATTCCCGCTCCGCTGTAACCATCCCTGCGAGTGCCGGCACCGTAGTCGGTCATCTGGAACTCACTGGGCGATGTCAGCAACAGCGCTCGCAATGCCTCGATCTGGTCAATCCAGCCCTGTTCAGCGGAATCATGCCGACCGATCAATGCCGCGCGGACACCAGCAAGAACTGCCGATGGCATTTGCCCTGGCGCCGACAGGTCGCGAGTCTGCCAAACACCCTTGGCGCGTCGGGAATTTCGAATGGCCGTATGCAGCGGACCGATCAACGTATCCATGGCATAATCATATCTGTATTCGCGCCTATAGGTGGGCGCTAATGCACACCGGAATCGACACATTATCGCGTGACAAACCGTCAACGGCTGCTGCGGCGCAATGCATTTGCATCAGTCGGCTCGTCATCCGCGGTGGCATGCGACAACCGGGCCAAAGACCAGGGAGGTCAACGTTGCCGTCGCTGTCCGGCATCCGCAAGGGCCTGAGCATTGTTACCCGCCCCCATTTTCTCCAAGCGCTCGTTCGGCATCGCGTGGCGGCAGCGTCCGAACATCTGGACGCCATACGCCATTGCGCCGCCGAGACTTTGATCGACGCCGGCGCCAATAAGGGACAGTTCAGCCTCGCATTCCGACGACTTCGCCCCGGTGCGCGGATCATCGCCTTCGAGCCGCTGCCCGAAGCGGCCGACACCTTTGAGCGGGTGTTCGTAGACGACCGCCTGACTGAACTGTTGCCTCATGCACTTGCTAGCGCCGAGGGGTCGGCTCAGTTTCATGTAGCCGATAGGACAGACAGCTCCTCCCTTCTCGCGCCAGGCGAGGGTCAGGCGCTGGCCTTCGGTGTTCGCGAAGCACACACCATTGATGTGTCGCTGAAACGCCTTGATCAGTCTCTCGAGATCAGCGCCCTGGCTCACCCCATCATGTTGAAAGTCGATGTCCAAGGTGGTGAACTCGGCGTCTTCGAAGGATGCGATCTCCTCGCGGACATCGACTTCATCTACGTCGAGCTGAGCTTTGTTGAGCTCTACGACGGCCAGCCACTGTTCCAGGAGGTCATGGACTATCTAGTGGCGAGGGGATTCGCGATCGTGGGCACGTACAACCAGGTCAGCACTCCCCAGTTCGGACCCACGCAGGTCGACGTGCTGTTCAAGAGCACTGGCCGAGGGTAACTCTCATGGGAAGTCCCGGGAACATAGACCGCCCGCCGGTAGCGGTCTTTGCATACAACCGACCCGAGAAGCTTGCCGCGATGATGCGCAGCCTTCAGGCTTGTCGCGGGTTCGCAGAGAGTCCGGTGACAGTTTTCGTCGACGGTCCCAAGCCGAATCCGGAGGATAGATCGTCGGTCGAGGCGGTTCGCGCGTTTGTGCGCGGGCTGAACTCGCCGAACGTGTCGTGGTCGTTCCAAGACACCAATCGCGGGCTCCGCCAATCCATTTACGACGGGGTTACCGAACTAACCAAAGAGCATGGTCAGGTCATCGTCTTCGAAGACGATCTCGTTGTCTCCCCCATCGCCCTTGACTACTTCAATGCGGCGCTATGCCGATACCAGTCAGCTCACAGGGTATGGAGCATCGTCGGGTATGCCTATGACGCGCCGCCATTGAGGAATCTCACGGCCACTCTCACGCTCCCGTTCACGCACCCGTGGGGGTGGGCGACCTGGGGACGCGCGTGGGATCGGTTCTCGCTCGACAACCAGCCGACGGCCAACCAGCTCAATTCTCAGTCATTCAGATCGGCATTCGATATGAACGGGCTGTACCCCTTCACAGCCCTGCTGAAGAACTCAATCGAAGGTCGGGTGAACAGTTGGTTCATCCATTGGTACTACACGGTGTTCCAGCACGGCGGTGTGTCAATCTTTCCGTCCCGCAGGATCGTCGACAACTTCGGCCACAGCGATGGCTCGCACGGCGGAGTTCTGAATCCATATGACCGACTGGTGAAGCGGCCACAGCTACTTGACACGTTGCCTGAGTTCGGCGACCCGCACACCGTCGACTACGAAGCTCTCGACTCCCTCCGAAGAAGTCACGAACTGCGGGTGCAACGCTTCATTGCCCTCGCGGGGCGGACGAAGCGGACCCTGCGACAGCGAGGTGAACATTGACAACTGAACAGCAGACGACCGAACAGCAGGGGCCCTTTCGCTCCTACCCCTGGCCTCTTGAGCGCTTACGCGACGCGCTTCGTTGCATCCGACTGAAGCGCGTCAAGATCAGGGGGCCTGCGCAGTTCTCCCATGGAAGTTCAATCAGCTTCGCCAAGGGCGCGGATGTTCGGTCGCCACATTCGGTCGAGCTGGGTCACCATATCTCGTTCGGCAAGAACTTCACCTGTGAAGTCGACGTTCGAGTCGGCAGCCATGTGCTCGTCTCGAGCAATGTGTCGTTCGTCGGCCGCGACCACCCATTCGATGACCCCGCAGTGACGGTCTACGAAGCCGCACGGCTCGACGACACCGTGATTGAAATAGGGAGCGATGTTCTCATCGGTTTCGGCACCATCGTCGTGGGACCAGCGAAAATTGGAGACGGCTGCATTGTTGGCGCAGGCTCAGTGGTCGTAGGAGACCTTCCCCCGTCGACAATCTGCGTAGGAGTTCCCGCCAAACCGGTGAGGCAGCGATACCCAGACATAATGCGGTGAATCAGGCGTTACCCTTGGCGACCAGGTGTGCGAGGATGCCTGCCAGCCAGGGAGCCATTTGATCGTGTCCCTCAGGCATTTTCGGGTGAACGAAGTCGGCCATATTGTCTCCGGCCACCGCGCCGAGGAATGAGATTACGTACACCCCCCTCATGCGTTGTTCCGCAGTGTCATACGTCGCGTACAGGCGCTGGGCATGGTTGATGATGCGCCGGTTGAAGTCGGTGCCCTTGACCTTCTGATTCGCCCACAGGTCGGCGGGCCCCCCGTTG from Mycolicibacterium sp. YH-1 harbors:
- a CDS encoding GDP-L-fucose synthase; the protein is MTADQLRYATGELDRDATFYVAGHRGLVGSAIVRRLRLAGFQNIVGKSSAELDLKDRDAVFDFIAETKPKYVVLAAAKVGGILANSTYPVDFLSDNIRIQINVLDAALAAEVERLLFLGSSCIYPKFAEQPIREDSLLTGHLEPTNDAYAIAKITGILHIQAVRRQYGLPWISAMPTNLYGPNDNFSPTASHVLPALIRRYDEAVRSGAKSVTNWGTGSPRREFLHSDDMADACLHILEHYDGPEQVNVGSGTDVTIREIAETVASVVGYTGDTEWDSTKPDGTPQKLLDVSKLAHAGWTSKISLHDGLERTVAWYREHIDGLRSR
- a CDS encoding O-methyltransferase produces the protein MDTLIGPLHTAIRNSRRAKGVWQTRDLSAPGQMPSAVLAGVRAALIGRHDSAEQGWIDQIEALRALLLTSPSEFQMTDYGAGTRRDGYSGAGITTTRTIGNVARASKPPRWADLLFRLVRSTGAVSLLELGSCVGISAAYQAAALELNGGEGRLISLEGVEALAERSTRTIEEIGLSHRAEIRVGEFGTTLSQAITDLEPIDFAFIDGNHDESATIAYADQLLPHLADEAVLVFDDISWSDGMVRAWQHVVNDPRYALTVDLRFVGIAVISASATTTKHLQISYS
- a CDS encoding FkbM family methyltransferase; amino-acid sequence: MPSLSGIRKGLSIVTRPHFLQALVRHRVAAASEHLDAIRHCAAETLIDAGANKGQFSLAFRRLRPGARIIAFEPLPEAADTFERVFVDDRLTELLPHALASAEGSAQFHVADRTDSSSLLAPGEGQALAFGVREAHTIDVSLKRLDQSLEISALAHPIMLKVDVQGGELGVFEGCDLLADIDFIYVELSFVELYDGQPLFQEVMDYLVARGFAIVGTYNQVSTPQFGPTQVDVLFKSTGRG
- a CDS encoding acyltransferase; amino-acid sequence: MTTEQQTTEQQGPFRSYPWPLERLRDALRCIRLKRVKIRGPAQFSHGSSISFAKGADVRSPHSVELGHHISFGKNFTCEVDVRVGSHVLVSSNVSFVGRDHPFDDPAVTVYEAARLDDTVIEIGSDVLIGFGTIVVGPAKIGDGCIVGAGSVVVGDLPPSTICVGVPAKPVRQRYPDIMR